CCCGCCCATACACCGGCAGAGATCGAAAAGAAGCTGGCACTGGCAGATAAGGCTTACCGTCAATGGCAGCAGGTGCCGTTACCAAAACGCGCGGAGCTGATGCGTAAACTGGCCGCCGTGCTGAAACAGGATGCCGTGGAGCATGCCACCATCATCACCCGCGAAATGGGCAAAACCCTGAAAGAAGCCACTGCAGAAGTACAGAAATGTGCCACCACCGCAGAACACTACGCCGATCATATAGAAAGCATGCTGCAACCAAAGCTCATCGCTTCGGATGCGCAAAAGAGTTATGTGTCGTACGAGCCTAAAGGCGTGATACTCGCGATCATGCCCTGGAACTTCCCGTACTGGCAGGTGTTCCGCTTCGCTATTCCGAACATATTGGCCGGTAATACCGGTGTATTGAAACACGCGAGCAACGTGAGTGGCTGTGCCCTGGCGATCGAAAAAGTGTTTTTGAAGGCGGGTTTCCCGGAAGGTATTTTCCAGTCGTTGCTGGTATCATCCAAAAGTATGGAGCCGGTGATTGCCGACAACCGGATACAGGGGGTAACGCTTACAGGCAGTACGCCCGCAGGCATGAGCGTAGCGCAACTGGCCGGCAGGTACATCAAAAAAACCGTACTGGAACTGGGCGGCAGCGACCCGTTTATCGTGTTGAAAGATGCAGATATTGAACAGGCCGCGAAGGTAGCCGTACAGGCACGTATGCAAAACGCCGGGCAATCCTGCATCGCTGCTAAACGCTGGATCGTAGACAAATCGGTCGCGGCCGAGTTTACCGCCAAAGTACAAGACCTCATTCACCACTTGCAGCAGGGCGACCCGATGCTGGAAAGTACTAATACCGGCCCAATGGCGCGCCCCGACCTGGCCGAAGAGCTGTTGAAACAAATGAACGACAGCCTGAAACTCGGCGCCCGCATACTGGCAGGCGGTGTGCTGGAAGGTTGCAACTTCACCCCTGCCCTGCTGGCCGACGTAAAACCAGGCATGAAAGCCTTCGACGAAGAAACCTTTGGCCCGCTCGCCGCCGTCATTACCGCCGAAAACGAACAGGAAGCCATCAGGCTGGCGAATATGACCGAGTTTGGACTAGGTGCCTCATTGTGGACAAAAGACCTTGAAAAAGCGGCTGCTTTGGCCCGGCAAATTGAAAGCGGCAATGTATTCGTGAACGCCATGGTGCGGTCGGACGCCAGGCTGCCTTTCGGTGGGATTAAACAGTCGGGGTATGGCAGGGAGTTGTCGATGGAAGGCGTACATGAATTTCTGAACCTTAAAACGGTTTACGTACAGTAATGGTTGTTCCCGCAGGACTGCTCTCTGCCTGCCCCGGGCGGACTCCCCGCAAAAGCATGGTATATCTTGTCGAGGCTGTTGTTTCAGCCGGTGTATATACTGTGATTGTATTGGGCAGTGCCGGCTATTTAACCGTCACTTCCACCGGCGCTGCATAATCCTGCCACAGGGCTTCTGCGGCGGCTGTACTCATCTCCCCATCGAACACTTTTACCCGGTAACGTTGCGCGTAAGCCGTGCCGCCCGTCAGCAGCCAGCTGGTCGTTTTGGTAGGGGTGAAAAATACGCAAACCTGCCCCTGCTGGTCCTTCTCGGGCCACACGCGTAAAGGAACTGGAAAGTTATAGTTAGATGGATGCGCCATGATCAGCAAACCCGCCCGTCCCTTTTCGGTATCGCCGTAAATCAGCACCCAGCGGGCCAGCGACGAATCGGCGTTGTTGCGGGTATGGCCTTCGGATGTGATGATACGGCTGTTCGTAGCATTCCAGTTGGCGTTACCCCGGATGTTGAAGCCGCCGCCGTAACGATATTGTTTCAACAACAAGGGGCTGGACGTCGCACAACTTTGGATCGATGCAAAGTCCCAGGTATGTGAGTTTTCATACGCGCGCACATCGAGTAGTTCATTTAACGCGGTTTTGCCCGTGGTAAGCACCACATGGTCCTGCAGGGCGGCGAAGCCTGTCCATACCGGCCCTTCGGTTTTACTGGCAAAGCCTTTGAACTGCACGGTACCTTGTTTCTTCACCAGGTTCCAAAAGTCGATACGCTCGCCTTCAAACTCGGTTTCCGTCCAGGGATTCCAGATGCCGTAGTGGTGATAGTGATCTTTAGGATGCATATTGGTGAGCATGGCTCCCTTGGGTGACCATAGCGGGTGAATAAAACCGCTGCGGCGAAACACGGTATCTACGCCGGCGGGCGGATTTACCGTGGCGTAGTTGTATTGCAACAGGCCCTCGATGATAAGGGCGCCGTTTTCATCTTTTAGTGAGATATGAGGAGTTGATGGTGATGGCTTTTTTACCAGTTCATAGCTGCGCGAACTACCGGCGGCCAGGTCTCCTGATACCTGCCACCACAGCCTGCGGGCGGCTCCCTCCTGCTCTACCTGCACGGGAACGTTGAGGCGTTTGCCGTTACGTACTTCCTCCAACGTAAACAGGCTATCGGCCGTTGCAGGAAAGCGATCCAGCGAAATACTGGCAAGCGTGTTCGTACGGGCTACTTTTCCTGCCTTTACGGTAATGCGTGCAAGCATTTGAGCATCCATATTCATCAGGTTCAGCATAAAAAAACTAAATAACAGGGTCAGCTTCTTCATATCCGGGAATGGGTTGAACGTACAAAATAGGAATATTGCGTAACTTTCTACCCATAAAAACAGCCCCAAAATGAAAACAGAAAAACTGATCGTCACCAACCTGGCGGCGCTTACCCGTAAATACGGCAGTAAGCACAAGTCCATTCTCTCCGACCTCAAGCTGTTACAGGCGTCCGACAAAAAACGTGGATTGGGAACGCAACTGGTATTCCTCGACAAAGCCGCCGACATGCAAAAGTTCAAGGCTAAAGCTGTTACCGACCCGGCTAATGCGAAACAAAACAAAGACGCGATCGATGCGCTGTACAAACACTTTTCGCCAGACTACCTGCTGATCGTAGGTGCGCAGGACGTAGTGCCTTTTCAACTGCTCAACAACCTGCTGTATAGCGAAGACGACGGAGATCAAAAGGTAGCGAGTGACTTACCGTACGCCTGCGAAGCCTCGTACAGCGTAAGCGCCGCGAAGTTTATCGCCCCCACCCGCGTAGTGGGCCGGCTGCCGGATATTCCAGGAGGATCTGACCCGGCTTACTTTCATGCACTGGTGCAAGATGTGATCAACCACCAACCGGGCAGCGACAAGGATTACAAAAAGTACTTTTCGGTAAGTGTATCTGAATGGCAGAAGTCAACCGAAGAAAGCCTGCGCAACATGTTCGGCGAGCACTCATCCCTGTTCATTTCTCCGGTGAAGGGCCCGAAATGGACGAGCAGCCAGTTCAAGCCGAAAACACACTTCATCAACTGCCACGGCTCGCTGGACGATCCTGCGTTTTACGGACAAAAGGGCAAGGTATATCCCGAAGCGGTTAACGCCACCCTGCTTGCGAAAAAGGTAACGCCCGGCACGATCGTGGCCGCGGAGTGCTGCTACGGTGCTCAATTGTACAATCCGCAACTCACCGAATACGACCAGCCCAGCATGGCGAATACTTACCTGCAACACCACGCCCTCGCGTTTGTAGGCAGTTCCACCATTGCTTACGGTCCGGCGGAAGGGAACGGACTGGCAGACCTGATCACGCAATACTTCCTGGTCAACGTGATCAAAGGCGCCTCTACCGGTCGTGCATTGCTGGAGGCCAGGCAACGTTTCCTCGACGAAATGGGGCCCACGCTCGATCCGTACGAGCTTAAAACAATCGCGCAATTCTATCTCCTGGGTGATCCATCCGTTACCGTCGTAAGCACGCCTAAAACAACCGCCACGCTGCGCAGCATAGACGCTAACACGCGCATCAACCGCCGCGACGGACTGGAAGCAAAAGGCAGGATGCTCGAGCGCTTTATTACCACGCCACAGCAATTGATCGTAAAACCGATCATCAAACCCCGGCACGAAACGGCTTTACAGGCACAGGTAGATACGCTGCTGAAACAAAGAGGCTTTCGCCAAGCGACGTTGATGACGTTCGAGAATACGCCTAAGGCTTCGCAAACACGCAGTGGTGCAAAAGCCTTCGCGCAACCGGTAAAATTTCATGTATATTCGGAGAGTGCCACGCACGGTAAGTTTAAAGAGACGAAAGTGCTGGTGGTGAAAGAAAAAAATAACGCCATTATCGGTTACCGGGAATATGTCAGCAAATAAACATAATAACGAGCCTGCCACTGTAAAACTCAGGGGCAGGCTTATCTTGAAGACCTTCGCACGCAACTCAAAAAGCGAGCACCTCGGTGTACATATCGACACCGGGGAACATACTTACCTCATCCGCAACGCCGGCGGCAATCCCTTTATGGACAATCCTTTTGAAGCACTGGCAGGTAAATTTATCGAAGCAGAAGGGCGCATCAGCGATTATGTTTTCTTCGCCAAAACATGGGTGGAAATCGATGCGCCGGAGAGCTAGGAAACTTGCTTCGTCACGTTAACATACAAAACACAAAAAATACGCATCAACTTATCAACCCCTGAAACACTGTACAGCTAAGGCTTAGCGCGTACATATCTTATCCTTTTATGATCCGGCAGGCTGCCATTCGTCCTATATAGGGCGAACGCGATGTTATTACGCGCAACTTTGTATTCACTAAAACTCGTTTGTTTATGAATCGCCATTCTAACAACAAGCCGGGTGCGTGCATTGCTTTACTGCTCTTGCTTTGCAGCTCTTTTGGGGTGCGCGCGCAGCATTCAAATCATTTCTTCCGCGAAAAAACCGACAGCCTCGAAGGGGAATACACGGTTTCTTTCCGCACTTCGGAACGACATTTCCGCTACGTGTTGTCGATCGACAGTGTACAGGGCGCGTGCTTTTACGGCACTTTGCGTGCCGACACAGCCTTGTACAAAACGTTGCGCGATTTCGTACACGTAAAAGGAATGATCGCCGGCCACCGCAACTACGACTTTATCATGAAGCCGATGTTTAACAAAGGAATACCGTATACGCTGGGCTGCATTCCCAGTGACTGGCTATTCAACAACAAGGTGTATTTTTCCCGGAAGGAAAATAACCGGCTGGTAGGCTACATGGTCGTGTGTAATGAAAGGGCACCGTACACATTTAACTTTTACGGGATGAAACGTCCGGATGAAGTATCGCCCCCGTACCTGGCCGTTCGGCATAGATAATACGCCCGTTCACGATCGTTACCCCCTCTGCTATGTCTTCGGCCAACAGCAGCGGACCATCCATGTCGGTATAGTCCAGGTAAGGAAGTAAATGGGCTACGGCAGATGTGCCCACGGTGCTTTCATTCATGCTGCCTGTCATGGTTTTCATGCCGAGCCGTTTAGCGGTATCGATCATACGGCGTGCGGGGGTAATACCGCCGCATTTGGTGAGTTTGATGTTGACGCCGTGGAAGTAGCCCTGGCACTTCTCCACGTCCTGTTCCGTGATGCAGCTCTCGTCTGCGATCAGGGGGAGGGCGCTTTTTTCGTATACTTCCTTCATGCCGTCCCAGTTATCGGCGCGCATGGGTTGTTCTATGAACTCTACGCCCAGTTGTTTAAAGGCCGCGGCGTTACGGAGGGTTTCCTCTACGCCCCAGGCGCAGTTGGCGTCTACGCGGAAAATGGCGTCAGTATGTTTTCGCAACTCAGCGATAATGGCTATATCTTCATTCGTACCCAGTTTGATCTTATAAATCGGCCAGGGAAACTCCTGCAGCTTCTTCACCATGTTCCCGATGGTGTCGATGCCGATCGTATAGTCGGTGAGCGGGTTGCGCGAAATATCGAGGCCCCACACTTCATATAGCTTCTTATCCAGTCGCTTCGCATACAGGTCGTGCGCCGCCAGGTCGAGGGCGCAAAGGGCGAACATGTTATGTTGCAGCTTCGGGTACATGGCCGCCCAGAACGCCTCAGGCGTATCTAACTGATAGCTTTCGATGAAGGCGCGGTGTTTTTCCACTTCCTCCATCAGCATGGGTACGGTAATGTTGTAGTAGGAATTGTCGGCCGTTTCTCCCAGTCCTGTGAGCCCGTTCTGCGACAGGGCTATTACCAGCAAGGGCTGCACATCTTTCGATTTACGGGAGATGGTAAATGTGTGCCTGAACTTCAGGGCGACCGGGTAAAACTGTAATTCCATATCAGAAAGATAGGAGTATTTGCAGATTCGTGCAAACGTAGGATGAAAAAGTTGCAGAAAGACGCATTCCCTCTATTATTCATTCGGAGCAATGCAGGTCCGGGACCCAGGGTGACAACACTTGGCTCAATTGCTGGTTACCGGAATATGAGGCCTGCATTATACCATAATCCTGCAGGCACCGAATGGATATTGAGGCCCTTCCAGCGGGCCGCACGGGCAAGCGACACATAATTAACAACGCTTCGAAAGCATTCAAAAAAAAGGCCCCGGTTACAACGCCGGGGCCTTAAGACCAAATTCTATAGCTATTACGTCTATTTTACTTCTTCGTACTCAGCATCCGTAACCTGGTCGCCGGAAGCGCCCTGGTTAGGCTGGCCCTGGCCTTGCTGAGCGCCTGCATCGGCACCTGGCTGACCCTGGGTGGCTTTGTACATTTCTTCTGAAGCAGCAGTCCAGGCATTGGTAACTTCCGCGAGGGCGGCATCTACCTGTGCAATGTCCTGTGACTTATGCGCAGCTTTCAGTTTTTCGAGAGCAGCTTCGATCGGGGCTTTTTTATCGGCCGGGATCTTGTCGCCATATTCTTTCAGTTGTTTCTCGGTCTGGAAGATAGTGCTGTCTGCCTGGTTCAGTTTCTCGATATTTTCACGGGCAGCTTTATCGGCAGCCTCGTTAGCTTTTGCTTCGTTCTTCATTTTCTCGATATCGTCTTTGCTCAAGCCGCTACCTGCTTCGATACGGATGTTCTGGGATTTACCAGTACCCTGATCTTTCGCAGTTACGTGCAGGATGCCGTTCGCATCGATGTCGAAAATTACTTCGATCTTAGGCGTACCGCGTGGCGCCGGTGGAATATCGGAGAGGATAAACCTGCCGAGGGTACGGTTTTGTGAAGCCATCGGACGCTCGCCTTGCAGTACGTGGATTTCCACGCTCGGCTGGCTGTCAGCAGCAGTTGAGAACACCTCAGATTTTTTAGTCGGGATGGTCGTGTTAGACTCGATCAGTTTGGTGAATACACCGCCCATGGTTTCGATACCCAGCGACAGCGGGGTTACGTCCAGCAGCAGTACGTCTTTAACCTCACCGGTGAGTACACCACCCTGAATGGCAGCACCTACGGCTACAACCTCGTCAGGGTTCACACCTCTGTTAGGTTTTTTACCGAAGAATTTCTCTACCACTTCCTGGATTTTAGGGATACGGGTAGAACCACCTACCAGGATCACTTCGTCGATTTCGGAAGTAGATAAGCCTGCGTCGCTCAGGGCTTTCTTACAAGGCTCCAACGTTCTTTCTACCAGCCTGTCGCTCAGTTGCTCGAACTTCGCGCGGCTCAGTTTTTTCACCAGGTGTTTAGGCACACCGTCGATCGCCGTGATGTAAGGCAGGTTGATTTCTGTTTCCTGGGAAGAAGACAGTTCGATTTTCGCTTTCTCTGCTGCTTCTTTCAAACGCTGCCATGCCATTGGATCTTTATGCAGATCTACTGCTTCGTCTTTCTTAAACTCTTCGGCCAGCCAGTCCATGATCACTTTATCAAAGTCATCACCACCCAGGTGGGTATCACCGTTGGTAGATTTCACTTCGAATACGCCATCACCCAGTTCGAGGATAGAGATATCGAAGGTACCACCGCCAAGGTCGAATACGGCGATCTTGCTGTCCTGATGTTTTTTATCCAAACCGTACGCCAGGGCTGCTGCCGTAGGTTCGTTGATGATACGGCGTACATTGAGGCCTGCGATTTCGCCGGCTTCTTTGGTCGCCTGACGCTGTGCGTCATTAAAGTAAGCAGGTACGGTAATAACCGCTTCGCTCACTTCTGTGCCCAGGTAGTCTTCCGCAGTTTTCTTCATTTTCTGAAGGATCATTGCAGAAATCTCCTGAGGCGTATATTGCCTGCCATCGATGTCGATGCGGGGAGTGTTGTTATCGCCTTTTACTACTTTGTAGCTCCAGTGGCCAGCTTCGGTCGAAATTTCGTCGAAACGACCGCCCATGAAGCGTTTTACCGACATGATGGTATTAATCGGGTTGGTGATCGCCTGGCGCTTTGCAGGATCGCCTACTTTCCTTTCCCCGTTCTTCAAAAAAGCCACCACGGAAGGCGTCGTTCTGCGTCCTTCATCGTTGGCAATCACTACCGGCTCGTTACCTTCCATTACGGCAACGCAAGAGTTGGTAGTTCCTAAGTCAATACCTATGATCTTTCCCATGATTATTTAGTTCTCCTTTTAGTTGTAAGTGTAAAACCTGTTGTCGCAGATTTGCTATGGTTAGTCAATGATTATGCCAAGTGACAAAATGCGCAATATTGTCAGTACACCCTCAATAATGCCTGATTTTATTACAGTTACGAGACTGACACACCGACTTTTCGGCTCACCCGTTTCGTATATAAAAAACACAGTATTGAAATAAATGGCACGAATGCTGTACCGGAACAATCGAACGGAACTATTCATTTTAGAAGAAACGAAACACCAGCAGCTGAACAATCTATTACCGTACGAGGCGACAACCGCTGCCGTACGTCCACACCCGTTAAATATTTCAACCAACTCCCATGAAAAGAAAATTCCTCGCAATGGCCGCGCTATGTATAGCCGCCCTCGCCCCGGTCCACGTTTTCGCTCAGGACGAGCCGATGTCTGCTACAGACAACACTGTCACTACCACGCCGGCCGGATTATTTAAGGGCACCGAAGGCTACCGTAAGTGGTCTATCGGCATCAATGCCGGCTTATTGGCCCCTGTTGCCTTTACCGGCGGCCACAACGATTTCACCAAATGGCTCGTCTCCTATGGGTATGGCGGCTACGTTAAGTGGCAGGTTTTACACATGCTGTCACTCCGCGCCGACTTCCTGGGTGGACAATTAAAAGCTAATAATGAAAAAAAACTGGGTAACGGCAGCACCTCCTCCAGCCCATACAACCAGTTCGAAACCATGTTGCAATGGTCAGGCAGCCTGAACGCAGTGTTCAACGTAGCCAACATGAACTTTTTCGCCAAACGGAACTTTATGCAGCTGTATGTATCGGCCGGTGGCGGACTGGCAGGCTACAAGCCCACCCTCACCACCAATGGCAACGTAACGTTCGACTACAAACCCGATGGCAGCATTAAAGAGTTTTATGTACCTGTGGGTGCCGGTCTTAAGTTCAAACTGTCAGAATCGGCGAATTTCGACATCGGCTACACGATGCATTATCTCGATGGTGACAACCTCGACGGCGTAGTGAACAGCAGTGGCCGCGACAAGTTTTCCTACGGCTATATTGGCGTGGAGTTCCCGCTGGGCCGCAAAACCAAACCACAACTGGCCTGGCATAACCCGATCGCGGAAATGTACGACGACCTGGCAGCACAGCGCGACCAGGTAAGACTGGAACTGGATGCACAGAAAGAAGCGAATGCCAAACTGGCCGCCGATTTCGCTAAACTGACGGCTGACAGTGACAAAGACGGCGTATCAGACCAGTTCGACAAGTGCCCTAATACACCGGCAGATGTAAAGGTAGACGGCTCCGGCTGTCCGCTCCCTCGCGACACGGTAGCGCCTAAAGAGGTGAAAATCTTCGTAACCGAGGCCGATAACCGCCTGGTGAGAGAAGCGATCGCCAACCTCGAGTTCGAAACCGGCAAAGCAAGCATTAAACCGTCTTCTTTCCCTTCCCTCGACCGGGTGGCAGAGCTGCTGGTTAAAAAAGGCTTCAGCATTAAACTGAGTGGCCACACCGATAATGTTGGTCGCGACGATAGCAACATGATCCTTTCCAAGCAACGCGCCGAAGCCGTAAAAGCGTACCTGGTGCAGCGCAACGTGAATGCTTCCAAAGTTGAAGCGGTAGGCTACGGTGAAACCCAGCCGATCGCCAGCAATAAAACGGCGGCAGGCAGGCAGCAGAACAGAAGGGTAGAATTTGTACTTTATTAATCTGAATGTTACTAAATAGAGAGAGGCTGACCGAAAAAGCAACAATGCTTTTCTGGTCAGCCTCTTTTTTTGAGAAGTATAGGCTGGCGGCTTCATAGGCACTCCAGGCGTAAGGGTTAGTTTTATGACTTACGTAGCGGAATAGCCCCCGCAAGGAAAAGGTTGTTTTTATGGCCTGCTAAGCCCTTCCCCTCGAAAGTAGCGGCGGAGCCAATATTTCACCCGATACCGCCGGACAACATGGCACTCCTCACGCATCCGCTTTCACCTGCGCCGTCATACGCTTTGCCACCGGCACTTTATTATTTACTGGTTTCTTCTTCTTTTTCCTGCCCCACCATACCATAAAACCCGTAACAGGCAACGACGCGGAGATGAGCGCCGCGAAGAACATCGCGATACGTCCAGGTAATCCCGCAATGCCACCTACATGGATGTCATAGTTCATGCGTACCACTTTTTCCGCGAGGGAGGCATCGGCATATTTACCCAGGTACGATGCAGGTATCTCTTTTCCGGTATACTGATCAAAATAGCGATGATCGGCGTCGTGAAACCATTGCCTGTTAGGATAAGCACGGGCATGTATGGCGGCAGAGTCGTTGGCAGGCAGGGATAGTGTGTGAGCTGCTGCATCGGGATACATCTTCATAAACTCCGTAAAAACGCGGTTGATGGCGGTACTGTCTTTTATGGGCGTATTCCTGTCAGACTTAACCACAATGGCTGCAGGCCTGGTTTTCCCGCCGCTGAAGACCCAAAACTCAGCCTGCGCCACCCATTGGAAACTCCAAACCAGCCCCGTTAAGGCGGCGAACAATACGATCCAGCTGGCATAGAAACCTAACACATTGTGCAGGTCATAATTAAGGCGTTTGGGAGATGCGTCCCATTTAATACGGTAACTTGTCTTTCTGCGCGCCTTGTTGCGGGGCCACCACAACACGATGCCGGTTACCAGCATCACCAGGAAAATGAGCGTGCCGTAGCTGACTACGACATGGCCAAGGTCTTTGGGCAGCCAGAGATACATATGCCCCTCGATGATAAAGCTGAAGAACTCGTCTTTCCGGTCCAGCACCTTTTGCACTTTGCCGGTGTAAGGATTCACATATACATTAAAATAGTAGTAGGGTTCTTTTTGATAGAACTGAACCACGGGCGCCTTGCCTGCCTCTTCATACAGGATCCGGAACGCTTTTTTACCGTTCATGGCCTGCTCCGCGGCGGCGCGTATATCCGTCACCGGTTTGTAGGGTTTATTTTCTACCGTAACGAAACGATAGGGCTGCGTGAATTCAGAGATTTCGGGCTGCCAGGCATAAATGGCACCGGTAATAGATATGATAAATACGACGATTCCCGAAACGAGGCCCAGCCACAGGTGCAGCCAGCCGAAGATCTTTTTCATGTTCATACGCGATATGTCAGTAACGTAAAATGAAGATACCTGCCTGGTATCTTCATTTTACGCCGGTTGGCCAATGTTTAGAATTTGATGGTGAGGTTCACCGCCCAGTTACGCGGCGGCTGCGGCTCGCCCCAGGGGCCCCAGTACATTACGTCGGTAATGTTGTCCAGCTTCACTCCTACACGGTAACCCGGACGGTCGTAAAAGATCGTACCGTTCAACACCGTATAGGCGGGGAAGTAAGTGAGGTTGTTATTGTCGAATACGATGTCACCATTGTACACGCCACCGGCGCCGATACCCAGGCCGGATACTTTTCCGCTGCTGATGCGGTAGCTGATCCAGGTGTTGGCCATGTGTTTTGCGCCGGATGCCGGGGGACGTTTGCCTACAAAGTCTTTCGCCTTGGTGATCTCGATTTCGTTGAAGCCGTAACCAGCCAGGATGTTCAGGCCGGGAATGGGATTGGCAATCACCTCTGCTTCAAAGCCCTTGCTCTTCCAGGTGCCATCCTGGTAATAGATGGTGAGGTCGGCAGCATCCTGGCGGATTTTATCTTTTACGGCGATGTCGTAAGCGCTCAGCGTTACGCTTAATTTACTTTTGAGTAGATCGGCCTTAATACCGCCTTCCCACTGGTTCGCCTGCTCCGGCTTAAACACATTGCCGTTACGGTCTACCTGTGCGGAATAACTAAAGCCGTTCTGGTAGTTGGCGAATACAGACAGCTGATCTTTCACCACCTGGTACACCGCACCAAATTTGGGTGAGAAGGACGACTTGCTGTAGCTGCCAGTAGTCGCGCCGGTCACCAGGGAAGTAGATCCTTTCGCATCTACTTTATCCCAACGCACGCTTGCCATCACGAGCAGCTGCCCGGTAAGGTTCACCACATCGGACACATAGATGCCGTAACGGTCTGTATGGTTTTTGAAATAGTTCGTCGGCTTCATACCTGCCAGGCGCCTGTCCACATCTTCTCTTAACAAGATAGGTGTTGATGCGGTGGTCGATACCGTATCATGGATATAGGCAAGGGTATAAGTAGGCTGCGTAATATCCGCCAGGTAATCGGCGCCCACCAGTACGCGGTGTTTGATTGCGCCCGTGTGAAACTCTCCGTTCAGGTTCTGCTGAATCTGGATGGTGTTGTAGTTATGGCTATACTTCTGTACACGCCTTGACAGCGTTTCGCCGGTGCCTAACAATGTGCCCATGAATTGATACTGTTCACGCGCATTTACACCGCCGGTAGAAAATATGGTGGTCGTATTCCATTTGCTGTTGATCTTATAGTTCATGTTAGCAAACAGGTTGTAGCCGGGGAATACAGACACCAGGTCGTTGGAGTAGAACGTTCGTTTGTAATACTTCGCCATAGCGGCTTTATAATCGGCCGGGGCGCCTAACGGGTTCAGGTAGGCGATAGACTGTGTGCCGGCGTTGCGGAACATCTCCACGTCTATGAGAAACGAGAGGCGGTCGCTCGCTTTATAAGCGAAAGAGGTAGCCAGGAAGTAATTACGCCTGAAACCTGCTTCCTGGAAGCTTTCCTGCCCCCAGCGACCAAAGTTCACCCGCAGCAGCGCGGTTTTGTCTTCGTTCAATGGTGCGTTGATGTCCGCAGTGATGCGGTTCAGTCCCCAGCTGCCCGCCGTAAAGTTCAGGTCTGTCCGGAAGGTTTCGAAAGGTTTTTTGGTCACCCTGTTCACCAGGCCGCCGTAAGAAACTGCGCCGCTACCGAACAAAGTACCGGAAGGGCCCTTCATCACTTCGATGCGCTCCAGGTTAGCCATGTCGACGGTGATCAGCTGGTTGGCCACCATGCCGTTACGGATGTAGTTGGCAGTACGGAAGCCACGGATGATCGTTGACGTACGGCCGTTGCTCACCGTTTCGGTAGAGTTAACACCCGCCACGTTTTTGATCGCGTCTTTATATTCGAGGATGCCCTGTTCTTTAATGAGTTCGGAGGTTACGATATTGTATACCTGCGGGTTTTCCAGGTTTTTCAGTGGCATACGGGCCACATAGTCACTCTCTTTTTTAGCGAATTTATTTTTACCGCTGGCGATGATCACTTCCTGGAGGGTTTGCTGTGACGCTTTCAGCTGAAAGTTTTGCTCCGCGGTTTGGCCTGCGGTGATGGTCACG
This genomic interval from Chitinophaga horti contains the following:
- a CDS encoding dipeptide epimerase, which codes for MELQFYPVALKFRHTFTISRKSKDVQPLLVIALSQNGLTGLGETADNSYYNITVPMLMEEVEKHRAFIESYQLDTPEAFWAAMYPKLQHNMFALCALDLAAHDLYAKRLDKKLYEVWGLDISRNPLTDYTIGIDTIGNMVKKLQEFPWPIYKIKLGTNEDIAIIAELRKHTDAIFRVDANCAWGVEETLRNAAAFKQLGVEFIEQPMRADNWDGMKEVYEKSALPLIADESCITEQDVEKCQGYFHGVNIKLTKCGGITPARRMIDTAKRLGMKTMTGSMNESTVGTSAVAHLLPYLDYTDMDGPLLLAEDIAEGVTIVNGRIIYAERPGTGAILHPDVSSRKS
- the dnaK gene encoding molecular chaperone DnaK → MGKIIGIDLGTTNSCVAVMEGNEPVVIANDEGRRTTPSVVAFLKNGERKVGDPAKRQAITNPINTIMSVKRFMGGRFDEISTEAGHWSYKVVKGDNNTPRIDIDGRQYTPQEISAMILQKMKKTAEDYLGTEVSEAVITVPAYFNDAQRQATKEAGEIAGLNVRRIINEPTAAALAYGLDKKHQDSKIAVFDLGGGTFDISILELGDGVFEVKSTNGDTHLGGDDFDKVIMDWLAEEFKKDEAVDLHKDPMAWQRLKEAAEKAKIELSSSQETEINLPYITAIDGVPKHLVKKLSRAKFEQLSDRLVERTLEPCKKALSDAGLSTSEIDEVILVGGSTRIPKIQEVVEKFFGKKPNRGVNPDEVVAVGAAIQGGVLTGEVKDVLLLDVTPLSLGIETMGGVFTKLIESNTTIPTKKSEVFSTAADSQPSVEIHVLQGERPMASQNRTLGRFILSDIPPAPRGTPKIEVIFDIDANGILHVTAKDQGTGKSQNIRIEAGSGLSKDDIEKMKNEAKANEAADKAARENIEKLNQADSTIFQTEKQLKEYGDKIPADKKAPIEAALEKLKAAHKSQDIAQVDAALAEVTNAWTAASEEMYKATQGQPGADAGAQQGQGQPNQGASGDQVTDAEYEEVK
- a CDS encoding PmoA family protein, whose amino-acid sequence is MKKLTLLFSFFMLNLMNMDAQMLARITVKAGKVARTNTLASISLDRFPATADSLFTLEEVRNGKRLNVPVQVEQEGAARRLWWQVSGDLAAGSSRSYELVKKPSPSTPHISLKDENGALIIEGLLQYNYATVNPPAGVDTVFRRSGFIHPLWSPKGAMLTNMHPKDHYHHYGIWNPWTETEFEGERIDFWNLVKKQGTVQFKGFASKTEGPVWTGFAALQDHVVLTTGKTALNELLDVRAYENSHTWDFASIQSCATSSPLLLKQYRYGGGFNIRGNANWNATNSRIITSEGHTRNNADSSLARWVLIYGDTEKGRAGLLIMAHPSNYNFPVPLRVWPEKDQQGQVCVFFTPTKTTSWLLTGGTAYAQRYRVKVFDGEMSTAAAEALWQDYAAPVEVTVK
- a CDS encoding NAD-dependent succinate-semialdehyde dehydrogenase, whose translation is MTFSSIYPYTQETIAEYPAHTPAEIEKKLALADKAYRQWQQVPLPKRAELMRKLAAVLKQDAVEHATIITREMGKTLKEATAEVQKCATTAEHYADHIESMLQPKLIASDAQKSYVSYEPKGVILAIMPWNFPYWQVFRFAIPNILAGNTGVLKHASNVSGCALAIEKVFLKAGFPEGIFQSLLVSSKSMEPVIADNRIQGVTLTGSTPAGMSVAQLAGRYIKKTVLELGGSDPFIVLKDADIEQAAKVAVQARMQNAGQSCIAAKRWIVDKSVAAEFTAKVQDLIHHLQQGDPMLESTNTGPMARPDLAEELLKQMNDSLKLGARILAGGVLEGCNFTPALLADVKPGMKAFDEETFGPLAAVITAENEQEAIRLANMTEFGLGASLWTKDLEKAAALARQIESGNVFVNAMVRSDARLPFGGIKQSGYGRELSMEGVHEFLNLKTVYVQ